In Streptomyces camelliae, the sequence AGGTCGTCGCCGAGGGCGCCCCGAACGACGTCGTCACGGCCGAACTGGTCGAGGAGGTCTTCGGGCTGCGCTGCCAGATCATCGACGACCCGGAGACGGGCACCCCGCTCGTCGTCCCGGCGGCCAGGAAGGCGCGGGTCACAGCAGCTGGCTGAGCCGGAAGATCACAGCAGCTTCCTGAGCCGGAACAGGTCCAGCAGGCTCGCCTCCAGCCGCACCCGGCCTCTGCCCCAGGCGGTCGCGAAGTTCAGCTCGCCGCCCACCAGGGCCACCAGGTCGTCCCCGGCCATGGCGAGCCTGATCTGCGCCTTGTCGTGCGGTGGGCCGGGGTGGGTGTCGTCCACCTCGATCCGGCCGTCGGTCATCCGGCCGACGAAGGTGACGTCCAGGTCGGTGATGTGACAGGTCACCGAGCGGTCCAGGGCGGCGGCCGCCCGGACGTCGCCCTCGGCGCCCTGCATGTTGTCCGAAAGCTTGCCCAGTGCGGCGCGGCACTCCTCGATCGTGGCCATCGCCCCCGACGGTACCCCAGCGGTTCGCGATAGCGTCGGGGCATGAGCGACTCGGTACCGGAGACGGAGATCCCCGCGGAGGCGCGGGAAGCGGCGGAGGCGTACGATCCGGCCGCGCCCGCCCCCCTGAACGTCCCGCGCGCCCCCACCGGCAACGCCGAGGTCGACGCCCAGCTCGACCGGCTCGCCGACACCGACCACCTCGCCACCGACGGACACGTCGAGGTGTACGAGGATGTACATCGGGGGCTGCGCGACGCGCTCACCGCGCTCGACGCCCGCCCGGGACCTCCCGTGCCCCCACGGCCGTGACGAAAAAACAAAAGCAGGAGCTGAACCGAACGTGGCAGGAGTCGCACGCCGTCGTCTGGACGCGGAGCTGGTCCGGCGGAAGCTCGCGCGCTCGCGCGAGCACGCCAGCCAGCTGATCGCCGCCGGGCGGGTCACCGTCGGCAGAACCGTGGCGACCAAGCCGGCCACGCAGGTGGAGACGGCCGCGGCGATCGTCGTCCAGGCCGACGACAGCGACCCCGACTACGTCTCCCGGGGCGGCCACAAGCTCGCCGGCGCGCTCAAGGCCTTCGTCCCGCAGGGGCTCGTGGTCGAGGGCCGGCGCGCGCTGGACGCCGGCGCGTCCACCGGCGGCTTCACCGACGTGCTGCTGCGCGCGGGCGCCGCGCAGGTCGTCGCCGTGGACGTCGGATACGGCCAGCTCGCCTGGTCTCTCCGGAACGATGAACGCGTCACCGTCAAGGACCGTACGAACGTGAGGGAGTTGACGCTCGACGCGATCGATGGGGAAGCTGTGGATCTTGTCGTGGGTGATCTGTCCTTCATCCCACTCGGGCTGGTGCTGCCGGCCCTCAAGCGGTGCGTGAAGCCGGACGCCGACCTGGTGATGATGGTCAAGCCGCAGTTCGAAGTGGGCAAGGAACGGCTCGGTAGCGGGGGTGTCGTACGGAGTCCGCAGCTGCGGGCGGAGGCCGTGCGGGCAGTGGCCGAGAAGGCCTGGGAGCTGGGGCTCGGGGTGCGTGGTGTCACCGCGAGTCCGCTGCCCGGGCCCTCGGGCAATGTCGAGTACTTTCTCTGGCTGCGGTCCGGGGCTCCCCGCCTGGACCCGGCCGACG encodes:
- a CDS encoding TlyA family RNA methyltransferase; this encodes MAGVARRRLDAELVRRKLARSREHASQLIAAGRVTVGRTVATKPATQVETAAAIVVQADDSDPDYVSRGGHKLAGALKAFVPQGLVVEGRRALDAGASTGGFTDVLLRAGAAQVVAVDVGYGQLAWSLRNDERVTVKDRTNVRELTLDAIDGEAVDLVVGDLSFIPLGLVLPALKRCVKPDADLVMMVKPQFEVGKERLGSGGVVRSPQLRAEAVRAVAEKAWELGLGVRGVTASPLPGPSGNVEYFLWLRSGAPRLDPADVDRAVAEGPR
- a CDS encoding sterol-binding protein, which produces MATIEECRAALGKLSDNMQGAEGDVRAAAALDRSVTCHITDLDVTFVGRMTDGRIEVDDTHPGPPHDKAQIRLAMAGDDLVALVGGELNFATAWGRGRVRLEASLLDLFRLRKLL